One Punica granatum isolate Tunisia-2019 chromosome 3, ASM765513v2, whole genome shotgun sequence genomic window carries:
- the LOC116200645 gene encoding kinesin-related protein 4-like: MYEMQYFNAFDILGSSLAMEKDAEEMKTCISLLYSEMRAQFERRLKDELHSEMLNMVREELAQHDKKLKKREKGLERQINKVDEKMNKTLSAIMMLVNKGKRKKKIHDDIDQFSQPIEDKEDENDADDDEDGDSENDDSGDDDDNSEFDDD, encoded by the coding sequence ATGTACGAGATGCAATACTTCAATGCATTTGATATCCTTGGATCTTCGCTTGCAATGGAGAAGGATGCTGAGGAGATGAAGACGTGCATCTCTTTATTGTATTCAGAGATGAGAGCGCAATTTGAGCGTAGACTCAAGGATGAGTTGCATTCCGAGATGCTAAATATGGTGCGAGAAGAGCTTGCCCAACATGACAAGAAGCTAAAGAAACGCGAGAAAGGGCTCGAGAGACAGATTAACAAAGTGGATGAAAAGATGAACAAGACTTTGTCTGCTATAATGATGTTGGTGAACaaggggaagaggaagaagaagatacaCGACGACATTGATCAGTTTTCCCAGCCCATAGAGGACAAGGAAGATGAGAATGATGccgatgatgatgaagacgGTGATTCAGAAAATGATGATTCCGGCGACGATGATGACAACTCAGAATTTGATGATGACTAG